The following proteins are co-located in the Chlorocebus sabaeus isolate Y175 chromosome 21, mChlSab1.0.hap1, whole genome shotgun sequence genome:
- the POLR1F gene encoding DNA-directed RNA polymerase I subunit RPA43 — MAAGCSEVPRPTAASDGSLVGQAGVLPCLELPTYAAACALVNSRYSCLVAGPHQRHIALSPRYLNRKRTGIREQLDAELLRYSESLLGVPIAYDNIKVVGELGDIYDDQGHIHLNIEADFVIFCPEPGQKLMGIVNKVSSSHIGCLVHGCFNASIPKPEQLSAEQWLTMEINMGDELEFEVFRLDSDAAGVFCIRGKLNITSLQFKRSEVSEEVTENGTEEAAKKPKKKKKKKDPETYEVDSGTTKLADDADDTPMEESALQNTNNVNGLWEEEPKKKKRKKKHQEVQDQDPVFQGSDSSGYQSDHKKKKKKRKHSEEAEFTPPLKCSPKRKGKSNFL, encoded by the exons ATGGCTGCGGGTTGTTCAGAGGTGCCGCGGCCAACGGCGGCTTCTGATGGGTCTCTGGTAGGGCAGGCTGGCGTCCTGCCTTGCCTAGAGTTGCCGACTTATGCCGCTGCTTGTGCGCTGGTGAACAGTCGCTACTCATGCCTGGTGGCTGGGCCGCACCAAAGGCACATCGCGCTGTCTCCCCGCTACCTGAACAGGAAACGCACTGGCATTCGAGAACAGCTTGATGCGGAGCTCCTTCGCTATTCTGAGAG CCTTTTAGGTGTCCCTATTGCATATGATAACATCAAAGTTGTGGGAGAACTTGGAGATATTTATGATGATCAAGGACACATTCATCTTAACATTGAAgctgattttgttattttctgccCTGAACCGGGGCAAAAGCTTATG GGTATAGTTAATAAAGTGTCTTCTAGCCACATTGGCTGTTTAGTACACGGGTGTTTCAATGCCTCCATTCCTAAACCTGAGCAGTTGTCAGCTGAGCAGTGGCTAACCATGGAGATAAACATGGGTGATGAACTAGAATTTGAAGTATTTCGTTTAGACTCAGATGCTGCTGGAGTATTCTGCATTCGGGGAAAACTAAATATCACAAG TTTACAATTCAAGCGCTCTGAAGTttctgaagaagttacagaaaatGGCACTGAGGAAGCTGCTAAAAAacctaagaagaagaaaaagaagaaagacccaGAGACATATGAAGTGGACAGTGGTACCACAAAGCTAGCAGATGATGCAGATGACACTCCAATGGAAGAGTCAGCCCTGCAGAATACTAATAATGTGAATGGCCTCTGGGAGGAGgagccaaagaaaaagaaaaggaagaaaaagcaccAGGAAGTTCAGGACCAGGACCCTGTTTTCCAAGGCAGTGACTCCAGTGGTTACCAAAGtgaccataaaaagaaaaaaaagaaaagaaaacacagtgaAGAGGCTGAATTTACCCCACCTTTGAAATGCTCaccaaaaagaaaagggaaaagtaatTTTCTTTAG